Proteins encoded in a region of the Rickettsia tillamookensis genome:
- a CDS encoding alpha/beta hydrolase family protein, with the protein MLSKIVFIISILILSNFNVYADEKFKHDIIPTATLFLPPDQLKLDFSPNGKYISYFGKYNKGASLLIVDSENSKNIIDSFNLEQGIYDYMWAYDSKHILYLQSKDNYKSNQLYIYNLETKNITLITLESKIKVKFFAKRVNTPHKILIGLKSLDQQYFDIYELNLLDYTKKLIMKNNKFFGFLIDNDLNIRIGMRENNKGEKEYFQLKNNKWIFLMKLTPQDIDNTKFLNFDTSGNNIYLLDGRGNGTVTLKLLNLNNRKLKLLAKDDKTDINILTVHPVTREVQAVVTEYDKAMYKLLDFSIKEDIEYLEKFNLGNLHIIHRSLDDKIWIVAFDSDIKPFKYYKYNRENKQIKFLLSSKSELEKYSLAPMNPVIIKSRDGLDLVSYLTLPNNTTVLSNKIYPNKPLPLVLLVHGGPNRRDRWGMNKEHQWLASRGYAVLSVNFRGSTGFGKSFQNAGNGEWGRKMQYDLIDAVNWAIKNKIADPKKIAIMGPSYGGYAVLAGLTFTPELFACGIDIAGPPDLIASLKNLPENYNFKGNKLEINIGPYKTQKQREKLIKQSPITYANNITKPLLIIQGAKDSIVKQTESDKMVEVMNKHNIPVIYALYKNENHNFCDPYSKISYHYITERFLAKHLGGRFEPLDDEVLNNPNLVLNGQTPSEELLENLLNK; encoded by the coding sequence ATGCTATCAAAAATAGTTTTTATTATATCAATACTTATATTATCAAATTTTAATGTTTATGCAGATGAAAAATTTAAACATGATATTATTCCTACGGCTACTTTATTTTTACCGCCTGACCAACTTAAGTTAGATTTTAGCCCAAACGGAAAATATATTAGTTATTTTGGAAAGTATAATAAAGGAGCAAGTTTACTGATTGTAGATAGTGAAAATTCAAAAAATATTATAGATTCTTTTAATTTGGAACAAGGTATATATGATTATATGTGGGCTTATGATAGTAAGCATATTCTTTATTTGCAAAGTAAAGATAATTACAAAAGTAATCAACTATACATATATAATTTAGAAACAAAAAATATAACATTAATAACTCTTGAAAGTAAGATTAAAGTTAAATTCTTTGCTAAAAGGGTAAATACGCCGCATAAAATCTTAATTGGCTTGAAGTCTCTAGATCAGCAGTATTTTGATATTTATGAATTAAATCTTCTTGATTATACCAAAAAGCTTATCATGAAGAATAACAAATTTTTTGGTTTTCTAATTGATAATGATCTTAATATTCGTATTGGAATGCGTGAAAATAATAAAGGTGAAAAAGAATATTTTCAGTTAAAAAATAATAAATGGATATTTTTGATGAAGTTAACTCCTCAAGATATCGATAATACCAAGTTTCTTAATTTTGATACTAGTGGAAATAATATTTATTTACTTGATGGTCGAGGTAATGGAACGGTTACTCTTAAATTACTAAATTTAAATAACAGAAAATTGAAATTATTAGCTAAGGATGATAAGACAGATATTAATATTTTAACTGTACATCCGGTTACTAGAGAGGTTCAAGCAGTAGTAACTGAATATGATAAAGCTATGTATAAATTATTAGATTTTTCTATTAAAGAAGATATTGAATATCTTGAAAAATTTAATTTAGGTAACTTGCATATTATACATCGTAGTCTAGATGATAAAATTTGGATTGTTGCTTTTGACAGCGATATTAAACCTTTTAAGTACTACAAATATAATAGAGAAAATAAGCAAATTAAATTTTTACTTAGTAGTAAATCTGAGTTAGAAAAATATTCTCTTGCTCCTATGAATCCGGTAATTATTAAATCTAGGGACGGCTTAGATTTAGTTAGTTATCTTACTTTGCCTAATAATACTACAGTATTATCTAATAAAATTTATCCAAATAAACCTTTGCCTTTAGTTCTTTTAGTTCATGGAGGACCAAACCGTAGAGATAGATGGGGAATGAATAAAGAGCATCAATGGCTTGCAAGCCGAGGATATGCTGTTTTAAGTGTTAATTTTCGTGGGTCAACAGGCTTTGGTAAAAGTTTTCAAAATGCCGGAAATGGAGAGTGGGGCAGAAAAATGCAATATGATTTAATAGATGCAGTTAATTGGGCTATTAAAAATAAAATAGCCGATCCTAAAAAAATTGCTATTATGGGACCTAGTTATGGTGGGTACGCAGTACTTGCGGGTTTAACTTTTACACCTGAACTTTTTGCTTGCGGTATAGATATTGCCGGTCCTCCTGACCTAATAGCATCTTTAAAAAATCTTCCTGAAAATTACAATTTTAAAGGAAATAAATTAGAAATAAACATAGGACCTTATAAAACGCAAAAGCAAAGGGAAAAGTTAATAAAACAATCCCCTATAACTTATGCTAATAATATAACAAAACCATTACTTATAATTCAAGGAGCTAAAGATTCAATAGTAAAACAAACTGAATCGGACAAAATGGTAGAAGTAATGAATAAACATAATATTCCTGTAATATATGCTTTATATAAAAATGAAAATCATAATTTTTGTGATCCATATAGTAAAATATCGTATCACTATATAACAGAACGCTTTCTAGCAAAGCATCTTGGAGGGAGGTTTGAACCCTTGGATGATGAGGTTTTAAATAACCCTAATTTAGTGTTAAACGGGCAAACTCCTTCTGAAGAATTATTAGAGAATTTGTTAAATAAATAG
- a CDS encoding sensor histidine kinase NtrY-like: protein MLSYLKQNLRSYFSSRVLIFTLAIAAIIFACATFYVISLESKNFSTIIGFLLVDLAIFLILGVLLTQKFFTQNSNNDSSKLQNRIVIAFSLVAAIPTIIVSVFSVYFFNLSVQAWFDKKISTVLDQSVIVAESYIAEHKLQLKETALAVAEDLSDMYYDLIHNPALFTKTLNTEAEMRSLDEAIVLNKSTNTIVANSYLSFSLSFATIPAHLIKKADLGEPVEVKSDPTKIRMLIKLKEYNDVYLLVGRLVDNKIIDHVDATNGAAAEYNSLKNEIDNIQIKFSIMFIFIALLLLFVAISFGVIFTAKIVKPIKKLVTATDKVKDGDLTVQVPENEVDKDEIGTLYAAFNRMIKQLSRQQRDLVIAQRAMAWSDVAKKVAHEIKNPLTPILLASERLLKKFSPEIKEKAEFENYLKMIIRHTNDIKNIVSEFVLFARLPAPKFTKSELVYLVKHIVEARKLLNENILYKFESNVDQFDFMCDATQINQVMINLLKNAEESIEGRESGKIEVTIDAKDDFISVIVIDNGKGFPPELIGKATESYVTTSSKGMGVGLAIVKRIVEEHCGILDIANREEEGAVIDIKFDLKELDLKAGRQK, encoded by the coding sequence ATGCTTAGTTATCTTAAACAAAATTTACGTTCTTATTTTTCTAGTAGAGTACTAATTTTTACTTTAGCAATAGCAGCTATTATTTTTGCCTGTGCTACTTTTTATGTAATATCTTTAGAATCAAAGAATTTTAGTACGATTATTGGATTTTTATTAGTTGATTTAGCAATTTTTTTAATTTTAGGCGTTTTACTAACTCAAAAATTTTTTACTCAAAATAGTAATAACGATAGTTCTAAATTACAAAATCGTATTGTAATTGCTTTTAGTTTAGTTGCAGCTATTCCAACTATAATTGTCTCAGTATTTTCTGTTTATTTTTTTAATCTTAGTGTTCAAGCTTGGTTTGATAAGAAGATTTCTACGGTTCTTGATCAATCGGTAATAGTTGCGGAATCTTATATTGCCGAGCATAAATTACAGCTAAAAGAAACGGCTCTAGCCGTTGCTGAAGATTTAAGCGATATGTATTATGATTTAATTCATAATCCCGCTTTATTTACTAAAACACTTAATACCGAAGCAGAGATGCGTTCGCTTGATGAAGCTATAGTTTTAAACAAATCTACTAATACTATAGTAGCTAATAGTTATTTAAGTTTTTCATTATCATTTGCAACTATTCCCGCACATTTAATTAAAAAAGCAGATTTAGGGGAACCGGTGGAAGTAAAATCCGATCCAACCAAAATAAGGATGCTGATTAAATTAAAAGAATATAATGATGTGTATTTATTAGTCGGTAGATTAGTAGATAATAAAATTATCGACCATGTAGATGCAACTAACGGAGCAGCTGCCGAGTATAATAGCCTTAAAAACGAAATAGATAATATACAGATTAAGTTCTCTATAATGTTTATCTTTATTGCCTTATTACTTCTTTTTGTAGCTATAAGTTTTGGGGTTATATTTACCGCTAAAATAGTAAAGCCTATTAAAAAATTAGTTACTGCAACTGACAAAGTTAAAGACGGTGATTTAACGGTACAAGTGCCTGAAAATGAAGTAGATAAAGACGAAATAGGTACGCTTTATGCGGCATTTAATAGAATGATTAAGCAGCTTTCCCGTCAGCAACGTGATTTAGTTATAGCACAGAGAGCGATGGCTTGGTCGGATGTTGCAAAAAAAGTAGCCCATGAAATCAAAAACCCGTTAACTCCTATTTTACTTGCTTCTGAAAGATTGCTTAAGAAATTTAGTCCTGAAATTAAGGAAAAGGCAGAATTTGAAAATTATTTAAAAATGATTATTCGTCATACTAACGATATTAAAAATATAGTGTCCGAATTTGTTCTTTTTGCACGTCTTCCTGCTCCTAAATTTACGAAGAGTGAATTAGTTTATTTAGTTAAGCATATTGTTGAAGCACGTAAATTACTTAATGAGAATATTTTATATAAATTTGAGTCTAACGTAGATCAATTTGATTTTATGTGTGATGCTACCCAAATAAATCAAGTTATGATCAATTTATTGAAAAACGCAGAAGAGTCAATAGAAGGGCGAGAATCCGGAAAAATAGAAGTTACTATAGATGCTAAAGATGATTTTATTAGCGTTATTGTAATAGATAACGGTAAAGGATTCCCACCTGAGCTAATAGGCAAAGCTACCGAAAGCTATGTTACGACCAGCAGTAAAGGTATGGGAGTAGGGCTTGCTATAGTCAAAAGAATAGTTGAAGAACATTGCGGCATTCTAGATATAGCGAACAGAGAAGAAGAGGGAGCAGTAATCGATATAAAATTCGATTTAAAAGAGCTGGATTTGAAAGCCGGACGTCAAAAGTAG
- the rpsU gene encoding 30S ribosomal protein S21 encodes MILVNVHAGNCDNTLKNFKKKLQRELYFRKMKEQRYYETPSAKRVRKAQEAARRQRKFARKKMFDE; translated from the coding sequence GTGATACTAGTAAATGTTCACGCCGGTAATTGTGACAATACGCTTAAGAATTTTAAGAAAAAGCTACAAAGAGAGCTTTATTTTCGTAAGATGAAAGAACAGCGTTATTATGAAACACCTTCAGCGAAGCGTGTTCGTAAAGCACAAGAAGCAGCAAGAAGACAGAGAAAATTTGCTCGTAAAAAAATGTTTGATGAATAA
- a CDS encoding COQ9 family protein — protein MNIQEEHNIKKISFVQSLLELLPFNEWNNKLLEEAEEKCGFAKGYSLIVFPEGLSEIIEFFESYLDNIMLESLSKVEEPQKIREKIFLAVKIRIKSVLPIIHSKNAAYFALNPMQGTEVAFRSCDAIWRYAGDKSLDFNYYTKRGLLLSVYVSSILFYIQDESENYIETDKFIETSVENIVKTFSQMKKLLDPSNIPIVRMFT, from the coding sequence ATGAACATTCAGGAAGAACACAATATCAAAAAAATAAGCTTCGTGCAATCTTTATTAGAATTATTACCGTTTAATGAATGGAATAATAAGCTACTTGAAGAAGCAGAAGAAAAATGCGGCTTTGCTAAAGGCTATAGTTTAATAGTTTTTCCGGAAGGTTTATCTGAAATAATAGAATTTTTTGAAAGCTATTTAGATAATATTATGTTAGAGAGCTTAAGCAAGGTAGAAGAACCTCAAAAAATAAGAGAAAAAATATTTTTAGCGGTAAAGATCCGAATCAAATCGGTACTTCCTATTATTCATAGTAAGAATGCCGCTTATTTTGCGTTAAACCCAATGCAAGGAACTGAAGTTGCTTTCCGTAGTTGCGATGCTATTTGGCGTTATGCCGGTGATAAATCCCTTGATTTTAACTATTACACCAAAAGAGGTTTATTACTCTCGGTTTATGTCTCATCTATTCTTTTTTATATTCAAGACGAATCGGAGAATTACATTGAAACCGATAAATTTATTGAGACTTCCGTAGAAAATATAGTAAAAACTTTCTCACAGATGAAAAAATTACTCGACCCTTCAAATATTCCCATAGTTAGAATGTTTACGTAA
- a CDS encoding PIN domain-containing protein, translated as MKYICDTNFIVRYLLADDKDMFNHTREIFEQVKVGQIILIIEQTIFTEVIFVLSSVYKISRNEISITLSDLLTYKGIHCEKECYLNALEYYTKYNIHIVDCILLAKAKSLNMPLLTFDQKLLNLVNKN; from the coding sequence ATGAAATATATATGTGATACAAATTTTATTGTTAGATATTTGCTTGCCGATGATAAAGATATGTTTAATCATACAAGAGAAATATTTGAACAAGTCAAAGTAGGACAGATTATTTTAATAATAGAACAAACTATATTTACTGAAGTAATATTTGTTCTATCTTCTGTTTATAAAATTTCTCGCAATGAAATCTCTATTACTTTATCAGATCTACTTACTTATAAAGGTATACATTGTGAAAAAGAATGTTACCTAAATGCTTTAGAATATTATACGAAATATAATATTCATATAGTTGATTGTATATTATTAGCTAAAGCCAAATCTTTAAATATGCCTTTACTTACTTTTGACCAAAAATTACTTAATTTAGTCAATAAAAACTGA
- a CDS encoding AbrB/MazE/SpoVT family DNA-binding domain-containing protein, with the protein MYINTLAITSKGQIVLPKKVREILNSNIISIEIDDNNKVILSPVSDVGGRFAKYKKNTELSFEEVRDKAWKDSVFSHHKNVKEIQ; encoded by the coding sequence ATGTATATCAATACTTTAGCCATTACTTCTAAAGGACAAATCGTTCTACCAAAAAAAGTTAGAGAGATCTTAAATAGTAATATTATTTCTATAGAAATTGATGATAATAACAAAGTTATATTATCTCCTGTTTCAGATGTAGGAGGCAGATTTGCAAAATATAAAAAAAATACCGAACTTTCTTTTGAAGAAGTAAGAGATAAAGCTTGGAAAGATAGTGTATTTTCGCATCATAAAAATGTTAAGGAAATACAATGA
- the ileS gene encoding isoleucine--tRNA ligase, with product MTNTKYYPEVSSNADFAAIEQEILKFWQDNNIFQKSIDDRNGESEFIFYDGPPFANGLPHYGHLLTGFIKDVYARYQTVKGKKVERRFGWDCHGLPAEMQSEKELGISGRLAIANFGIDKFNSHCRASVMKYAGEWEQYVTRQARWVDFKNSYKTMDKNFMESVLWAFKELYNKGLLYESMRVMPYSWACETPLSNFETRLDNSYRERADKAVTVSFVLNEIPAINGMTKGKEYRILAWTTTPWTLPSNLALAVGSDIDYVLVPKENICYIIAASSVSKYAKELGLSGEENFEIIKGSELQGLRYKPLFDYFENHPNSFKIFAGDFVVEGDGTGVVHMAPGFGEDDQILCESKGISLVCPVDNSGKFTKEIPDLEGLQVFDANDKIIIKLKEQGNWLKTEQYIHNYPHCWRTDTPLIYKAVPSWYVKVTQFKDRMVELNQQINWIPHHVKDNLFGKWLENARDWSISRNRFWGTPLPVWKSDDPKYPRIDVYGSIKELEKDFGVKVTDLHRPFIDELTRPNPNDPTGKSTMRRIEDVFDCWFESGSMPYGQAHYPFENKEWFEDHFPADFIVEYSAQTRGWFYTLMVLSTALFDRPPFLNCICHGVILDATGQKLSKRLNNYADPLELFDKYGSDALRVTMLSSNVVKGQELLIDKDGKMVFDTLRLFIKPIWNAYHFFTMYANADSLKGELNFSSKNVLDIYILSKLKIAVQKIEESLDNFDTQTAYHAVSEFFEVLNNWYIRRSRARFWKSEKDADKQNAYNTLYSCLETMAIAMSALVPMISEAIYKGLRHCEDTLSSRGLSTESSKSINSLDPVDKPRDDRPLESRDDISVHLCNYPNLSNFEINHELVATMDNVLDICSNSLFIRSTENIRVRQPLASLTIISKHNDKLKSFEDLIKDEINVKSVIYRDDLENYASKKLSINFPMLGKRLPAKMKEIIAASKKGEWEAIAGGLTICGETLNNEEYKLILEPYSHIKGAASFENNSSLLILDLELTAELIEEGYARDIVRFIQQARKDADFSITDRILIEIISEFDLSKIIDNYGDFIKEQTLGEFSKNFTPDYVSKVELENHQIQLKVKRS from the coding sequence ATGACAAATACTAAATATTATCCTGAAGTTAGTTCAAATGCTGATTTTGCGGCTATAGAGCAAGAAATACTAAAATTTTGGCAAGACAATAATATATTCCAAAAATCTATTGATGATAGAAATGGAGAATCGGAATTTATTTTTTATGACGGACCACCTTTTGCCAACGGTTTACCGCATTACGGTCACTTACTTACCGGCTTTATTAAAGACGTATATGCTAGATACCAAACCGTAAAGGGTAAGAAAGTCGAACGTCGCTTTGGCTGGGATTGTCACGGTCTTCCTGCTGAAATGCAATCAGAGAAAGAGCTTGGTATTTCAGGGCGTCTTGCAATAGCTAATTTCGGTATAGATAAGTTCAATAGCCATTGTAGAGCTTCGGTAATGAAATATGCAGGTGAGTGGGAGCAATATGTAACACGTCAAGCAAGATGGGTGGATTTTAAAAATTCTTATAAAACAATGGATAAGAATTTTATGGAATCCGTCCTTTGGGCGTTTAAAGAATTATATAATAAAGGACTATTATACGAATCTATGCGGGTGATGCCTTATTCTTGGGCATGCGAAACACCGCTTTCTAATTTTGAAACAAGACTTGATAATTCTTATCGTGAGCGAGCAGATAAAGCTGTAACGGTGAGTTTTGTACTGAATGAGATTCCTGCGATCAATGGAATGACAAAAGGGAAAGAATATAGAATCCTCGCTTGGACTACCACCCCTTGGACATTGCCGTCAAATCTAGCCCTAGCAGTCGGTAGTGATATAGATTATGTATTAGTCCCTAAAGAAAATATTTGTTATATAATAGCCGCTTCTTCCGTCTCTAAATATGCTAAAGAATTAGGGCTTAGCGGTGAAGAAAATTTTGAGATAATTAAAGGCTCAGAGCTTCAAGGACTCCGCTATAAACCTTTATTTGACTATTTCGAGAATCATCCGAACAGCTTTAAGATATTTGCAGGCGATTTCGTGGTTGAGGGCGATGGCACGGGCGTTGTTCACATGGCTCCAGGCTTTGGTGAAGATGACCAAATACTTTGCGAATCAAAAGGAATCTCACTTGTTTGTCCTGTTGATAATAGCGGTAAATTCACTAAAGAAATTCCTGACTTAGAGGGTTTGCAAGTATTTGACGCAAACGACAAAATAATTATCAAACTGAAAGAACAAGGAAATTGGCTAAAAACCGAGCAGTATATTCATAATTATCCTCATTGCTGGCGAACAGATACACCTCTTATATATAAAGCCGTTCCGTCATGGTACGTAAAGGTTACGCAATTTAAAGATAGAATGGTAGAGCTTAATCAGCAAATAAATTGGATTCCACATCACGTTAAAGATAATTTATTCGGTAAGTGGCTTGAAAATGCCCGTGATTGGTCGATAAGCCGTAATAGATTCTGGGGAACGCCGCTGCCTGTATGGAAATCAGACGATCCAAAATATCCACGCATAGATGTTTACGGCTCTATAAAGGAATTAGAGAAAGATTTTGGGGTTAAAGTTACTGATTTACATCGTCCGTTTATCGATGAACTGACAAGACCAAACCCCAACGATCCAACCGGTAAATCAACAATGCGTAGAATCGAAGACGTATTTGATTGCTGGTTTGAAAGCGGCTCGATGCCATACGGACAAGCCCACTACCCTTTTGAAAATAAAGAATGGTTTGAGGATCATTTTCCGGCTGATTTTATAGTTGAGTATTCAGCTCAAACACGTGGTTGGTTTTATACTTTAATGGTGCTATCTACCGCTTTATTTGATCGTCCGCCGTTTTTAAATTGTATATGCCACGGTGTGATTTTAGACGCTACCGGTCAAAAACTCTCAAAGCGTCTTAATAACTATGCCGATCCGCTGGAGCTATTTGATAAATACGGCTCTGACGCTTTAAGAGTTACGATGCTATCTTCAAACGTTGTTAAAGGTCAGGAACTGCTAATCGATAAAGACGGTAAGATGGTGTTTGATACGCTTCGTTTATTTATCAAACCTATTTGGAATGCTTACCATTTCTTCACGATGTATGCTAATGCCGATTCGCTTAAAGGTGAGCTTAATTTTAGCTCTAAAAACGTACTTGATATTTATATATTATCTAAGCTTAAAATAGCTGTACAAAAAATTGAAGAGAGTTTAGATAATTTTGATACACAAACAGCTTATCATGCAGTTTCAGAATTTTTTGAAGTGTTGAATAACTGGTATATAAGACGAAGCCGAGCAAGGTTTTGGAAAAGCGAAAAAGATGCAGATAAACAAAATGCTTATAATACTCTGTATTCATGTTTAGAGACCATGGCTATTGCGATGTCGGCATTAGTGCCTATGATTTCGGAGGCGATATATAAAGGATTACGTCATTGCGAGGACACCTTGTCATCCCGTGGCTTGTCCACGGAATCCAGTAAATCAATAAACAGCCTGGATCCCGTGGACAAGCCACGGGATGACAGACCACTAGAATCACGAGATGACATTTCCGTCCACCTATGCAACTATCCTAATCTCTCAAACTTTGAGATAAATCACGAGCTAGTTGCAACTATGGATAACGTGCTTGATATTTGTAGTAATAGCCTGTTTATTAGAAGTACTGAAAATATACGAGTAAGACAACCGCTTGCTAGCTTAACTATCATTAGTAAACATAATGATAAACTAAAAAGCTTTGAAGATTTAATAAAAGACGAAATTAACGTCAAATCAGTAATTTATCGTGATGATTTAGAGAATTACGCAAGCAAAAAACTATCGATTAATTTCCCAATGCTTGGTAAACGTCTTCCCGCTAAAATGAAAGAGATAATAGCCGCTTCTAAAAAAGGTGAGTGGGAAGCTATCGCAGGTGGTTTAACTATATGCGGCGAAACCTTAAATAATGAAGAATATAAGCTAATTTTAGAGCCGTATTCACATATCAAAGGAGCAGCAAGTTTTGAGAATAATAGTAGCTTGTTAATACTTGATTTAGAGCTAACAGCCGAGTTAATAGAAGAAGGATACGCAAGAGACATTGTACGCTTCATACAACAGGCTCGAAAAGATGCCGATTTCTCTATAACCGACAGGATTTTAATTGAAATAATAAGCGAGTTTGATTTATCTAAGATAATTGATAATTATGGAGACTTTATTAAAGAACAAACTTTAGGCGAGTTTTCTAAAAATTTCACGCCTGATTATGTAAGTAAAGTAGAATTAGAGAACCATCAAATACAACTTAAAGTTAAGAGATCGTAA
- a CDS encoding tetratricopeptide repeat protein, with translation MANPNLTKGNNYFRNEQYKEAIEAYSKIDKSSTSYPYALFNIGECYFQQGKFIEAIKYYSQISDNHFSLYQSALFNCGSSFYNLDKYAEAIEMYSKIHKSSNYYQKAQYYLRECQFEAIEMYSKIHKSSNYYQKAQYYLRECQFEAIEMADKADKSMISYIEKNFNLMEYILEEETSFNILCLEKDTNFSILGENFDLMDISE, from the coding sequence ATGGCTAATCCAAATCTTACGAAAGGAAATAATTATTTTAGGAATGAGCAATATAAAGAAGCTATAGAAGCTTATAGCAAAATAGATAAAAGTAGCACATCTTATCCTTATGCTCTGTTTAATATAGGAGAGTGTTACTTTCAACAAGGGAAATTTATAGAAGCCATAAAATATTATAGTCAGATCTCTGATAACCATTTCTCACTCTATCAAAGTGCTTTATTTAATTGCGGTAGTTCTTTTTACAATCTAGATAAATATGCTGAAGCTATAGAAATGTATAGTAAAATACACAAAAGCTCTAATTATTATCAAAAAGCACAATATTATTTAAGAGAGTGTCAATTTGAAGCTATAGAAATGTATAGTAAAATACACAAAAGCTCTAATTATTATCAAAAAGCACAATATTATTTAAGAGAGTGTCAATTTGAAGCTATAGAAATGGCTGATAAGGCGGACAAATCAATGATTTCATACATTGAGAAAAATTTTAACTTAATGGAATATATTCTCGAAGAAGAAACTAGCTTTAATATTTTATGTCTTGAGAAAGATACTAACTTTAGTATTTTAGGAGAAAATTTTGACTTAATGGATATATCTGAATAA